The Maniola jurtina chromosome 3, ilManJurt1.1, whole genome shotgun sequence genome segment ctgttgggccgtgaaaagatagataggtacttgaTCAAGAAGAAAGAGCAATACCTACTCCTCAACCAAATCACGATTTCAGTAAGTGAGTAGATTCAGTAGAAAACAGCGATAGTGATGTAGAAAATTACCCCTTTTTGGATTGCTGCAGTCGTTATTAGAAACAAAATGAACGCATGGCATTCAATATTGGGTGACatctagataggtaggtatgccgAGGCACCTTCGTAAGTTATatattagttacctacttagatgTAACTGTAACTAGTCAGCTAATGCCTACctgactaggtaggtaggtatacttaatgaTGTTATTTAGGAGCATTtaatgtacctaaataattattatactaagtAATAACTCCATATCAGTCAGTTCTATAAGCCGTTACAAATATGGCGGTTAATTAACCCTGCGACAATTACGattaccataaaaaaataataaaactctaCCAAATTGCCGCGATGACTACACGTAATGGTTAGAATATAAATTGAAAGAGATGAGTTTTTGCTTGGTGCATGCCGGTTcgatgttttaatttttgtgtgtAGGTAGGCAGGCACATTAAACGCAAGTTGAACTAATTTTGatacttaaaatttataatacgaATCAAATGACTGGTGTGAAATGAGTTTATACcgaaaaagattaaaatatctTCGGATATTACCTACGCACGTTTGAAAATCAAAGACAGCGATTGTGttaggttatattattattacctacttacattcaCGTACGACCCTATTAGGGTGCAAAATATGTTCACAATCCACGTtgtcggtcagtcagtcagtcaggtgaTTTCCATTCCGCAGAGCGGTTTATCCTAAGATTTAGGAAACGTTGGATGGTTCCTGAAATGGGACCTGTTTCACAACTtccagataaactttaactAACGAATTTTGACTTTATGGCAATATGTATTCGGAACCTGTCAAAACGACTTTATCCGTtggataaagtttatctggcggtCGTGAAACAGGACCAAAGTCTACATAATTTtcagaaaggattttgagaaaaaattaacgggatccttaaaaaatctaaatacaaacgGATAAAGTCAGGGAATCAGCTAGTGACTTAAACATAAAATACACCTACGTCACAGCAATTTAAAGATAATTCCCGTACGCGAGTGAGATGGCTGAAGTCATAATTACCCTAGGCATTATGCTCCATTTGGGCGCGGGTCAGAATGATATAGGTAATTGGTCGTCAACTCTCCAAACCACCAGATTGGATCAAAGCTCGGATGAGCCCAGAGCCGACAGTTCGGCGCCGGCCGTCGCATTATTTGATGGCCTTTTCCTTGTCAAAAATGACGAAGATCATTGTCATAAAAAACACGAGCCGGAATAAAACGAAATCACCTTACGTGAACACGAAAGTGTAGTATCGAAACAGGTAAAAATCATTTTCGGACAACGATTATATACTCGTAGTTGTAGCGATGctctgatatattttttttagtagcTTACCCATCCAGTCTATGCTCTAGTGGAAAACACTTAACTGAGAAACATCAGCTGGCTTCATGCAAAAATTTCAGTCTTTCCttttaggtatgtacctacctatgggtAGTTATACCTAGATATAGGTATTATGTAGCTAAATATATAATGTAGATATCACAAAGTTGATCTCTGTAttctactaagtaggtaggtacctacctacctattacaataatttaaacaattatttgtttatttgtatgtgcaatatgcaaaaactactggaataataagtataaatacgagtaggtaagaACTTAGGTATTTTAGGCAGGATGAGCTTTGTAACGCTTACGAGAAAGCTTCATCCTACTTTCACAAGGACGAAGTAAGTATTATGTTTCCAAATcgctttaacttttttttttaaggaactTTTGAAAGTTGGTAGGTACGTAGATAACTTTTAAagtaaattacttacctacgttAGAAAAGTAGCCGGATGCGTTTAAGTCGAGCAATACCTAAATCGAATTACTGAAATTGCGGTCAGGCTTTGCTATTAACTAGAGACGGGAGTTATTAACTTAATCAATGCCTATTTAATACGTCCGATACTGTGTTTGTATACTACTATAACTGAGTATGTAATACTAATAACGGTTCTGTGGACTGTTATTATTTACAGTATACCTATTGGTCGGTGATAACATCCTGTAAGTGCCGTAGATTTATTTTGACTTTAATTTCagtcattaataaataattaaaataaataaaataattaaaataaattaaaataattataaattcgtaataatttataaataaaattctaattCATATCATCGACATCATCATGGCCAAcagatcaacccatcaccattCGCAGGGAACAATCACCACATTTTATAGAGAAATTGGTACTAAAACTAAAATGAGTTGTAAGTATAGTCTGAGAACTGGCTGggactcaattttttttcttaattttttgatatttttaaggttctgtaccacaaaaggaaaaacagaacccttataggatcactttgttgtctgtctgtctgtctgtctgtctgttcctccgtccgtcgtgtctgagATTCTATAcctaacagatttttatttatttttatgtaatataatggtttttgatttatcgtgcaaaatgcctAGGCATGGGTTCCCGagatattaggtactagctgatgcccgcgacttcgttcgcgtggatgtaggttttttaaaattcccgtgggaactctttgattttccgggataaaaagtagcctatgtgctaatctagggtataatctatctccattctaaatttcagcccaatccgtccagtagtttttgcgtgaaggagtaacaaacatacacacacacagacatacaaactttctcctttataatattaagtgtgaagtatATTCTGAAGAAACAATGACTATCGACAAAGTGAGTAGTAAAGTGAAATTTTTGGTACCATTTTGACtgtgtaaaaacaaaaacatttggCACCTATTCCTGTTTTTAAGTAACTTTTTATCTTTCCCAATCAGAGTccatctaggtaggtatttgcacggaacctaacctaaccagaGTATTTGCACggattaaaaagtaggtatacaacTCGAACATAATTTATTGATGATAATATTGATCAAGTAtgagtcagattcgcacacTAAAGGTTCCTACAGTACTAAGGTACAGaaaataacagtttttaatttttttgcaatGTAATCAGAAATTCACAGATTTTGCATGTTCCCTCTGGGTACTTACTAAGCTTGtgctaagtacttacttatataagaCATTGCACcctgccaaattttattgtttttcaccCACCGGAAAGTACTTAGGCTTTGATTCCCTTGAGGGTCTTgctcttgacagacagacaacgaagtgaccctaCACCTatctaagggttccttttcttCTCTGGAGatccggaaccctaaaaatatacgGCAATGGCTtcacaataaattaatatgagAAAAATAAATCGTGATACCGAGGCTATCTGATGTTGGCGGCTCAGATgggataattttaaattatctacCAAAATTATGATGAACCGGAATGAATATTCAAGCGAAACGCTTAGCCCTCGACGTGTTATTAAGATGATCGTGGAGTCGTTACAGAGAAAATTGTATTTCATAAAACTCATAACTATACTTATGACCTAATATTTTTCGACAACACGCTGTTGAAAATAATGATTCTAGTACTTTATCGAAGATCGGACGCTCATTCGAAttgcttatttattactttataaaACCTACTGAACTATAGAAATATTGAGATGTATCATTAGGTAAGTATGTGAGCGACAGTTAGGTAAACGTTCATGTTTAATGCGACCCAGGATACAAAAGGATTAGTGTGGACtgttggtacttggtaggtaCCATCGGACTCAAGAAAAATTGTCAAAGTGCATTTCGTTCATTTATTTCatctactaggtaggtacttataaacaTTCAAAGCTACTTCGCACAGTGGATAAATatagtgtgattttttttcgcaattcgtTAACACTTGCAATCATATAGAGATGCCCGCACTGCGATTTAAAATTCACGCCGAAAAAAATCTGTGATTTGATATAAATTGCGGTATTAATTAAATTCGCGCGAATATTTTGTGCAGTGTAAGTTGTATGGCGCTCACCGCATTCCCAGTGCGGGCAGGTGAAATTCCGTAGGAGGAAAATAAATCGCGCGAATAAAAATCGCTGTGTGGGCTAGGCTTTAAAATCACAGCCGTATCgtgaaataggtacttactagggcatataaaaatattatcatagaTTTGGTACCAAATTATTTATACCGTATTAAAATACAATGGTAGAGTTAATTAAATACCGGTAGagttaagaaaaatattatttataagagCTTATTTTATAAGTTAACTTTACAGAGTTAAGTCTGAAGTGAAACCGGTGACATAATTTAATGTCGATATAATAAACCCACCAAATTTTCGATAGACAATTTGCACTGTTAGAAAATTATCCGGTTAATTCCGGATGAAACACTTTGACTGCCCGTCTCTCCCTATCTATTCTAATGCAAACTAACACATCAACAAATTATGCCATATTGTCTGCTTTTGACGTCTAAACTGACTCTACATTTGAATgcgaaattaattttatctctGTCACTAAATCCACATATCTAGGTGGACACTTGCAATGGGTTGCTCCAAACTAAAACGTCGCTTAAACACTTGCTTTTTATGcgtgaaattttaattattgaatACAAGATATGGCTAAAACTGTCCAGAACTTACAGTTCTTTAGATATAAGGTTGTATTTGAGGGAAGTAAATCGGGGTGGGTAGAGTTTGGAGGCCAGAGCTACTAGCGCAGGTATTATTTCGTGAATTTGAtggtttttttgtttcaaaaatcaATAAAGGGACCTAtctattaatttataaactGCAATTTCAAACTTTATTGCAAAAGCTGCGTTTGAATCGGCCTGGCCCGCACAGCGATTTGTATCCACGCGATTTTTATTTCCGTGCGGAATTTCACCTGCACGCACTGCAAAGGCGGTCAGCGCCACAGAAATCCAAGTAATACTAAGGCCAGCGCCATATGATTCCTTACTGCACAAAATATTCGCGCCAATTTAACACCGCACCGCATGAAATTTGTATCAAATCACAAATTTTTTCTCTCGTTAATACCGCAAGTGCGGGTACCTCCATTAAGATTGCAATTGTTACAGAATTGcgaaaaatagtaaataaaataagcagTTTAGTTTTACCACTCACGTCATGAGCTACAGACGGGTATAGTGAAAATTGACTAATTTATTGGGGGTTTTTGGGTCCAATTAGAGTGACCTCAAATTACAGTATAATTCGAAACTCTTCTATAATAAAGAACCTAATTACGGGCAAGGACATTAGCAGGGCAAAGGGGTGGTTCAGTGTTCTGTCGCCAGCAATCTGACACTTAAAAAGGGGATTTTATCGATTCTGAGGGTATTTGTCAGATATAAAATAAACAGCTGATGTTTTGTATAATACTAGTAGTGGTATGGAACTctaattagtaaaaaaaagtaGTAATAAATACCCAGTTGTGCAACTAAGTTTGACGTTGTAAACTCGGTGGTAGTTAGGTACGGATTAAGTAAAAGATAATGACAGGGGACATTATTTACACATTAACCACCATGCGACTATTTCTACCCACACGTGAGTGACCGAGTGTGAAACGTCGTGCGGGTTCATTGCAACTTGTTAGAAGGTACTACCTACCTGACTTAAGCGGCACTACCATATTTTATGTTTAGTGTCGTCTGTCAACACACGAAAATTTGGTAATAGGtcggtataggtaggtacctacttaaagtgCTATCCATACTTAATGTGGATAGATATAGAGCTAGTAGTTAGAAAAAGAAATAGATTAATAGATCTCTTCTCTGATTTTAAAGCACAATGAAGTGTGGTTGCAAGTGCGAAAACACGATCAGTATTGCATGTAGGTAGGTTGCAGTATTGCACCTATCTAATGCGTGTCTTATGAGTGGGTAGATTATGCCTATGTGGGCACTTGCACCCTGCGGCGAACGTTCAGAAAGAGGGGCGTAAGCTTTCCTGccatacctaatacctattacCAAACTAATTCAACGACCTTTAAACTTAGATTTAAAAGAAGATGATGATAATAACATAATCCTAAAAACATTGATTTAATTACGTATTGCCAAAACCATTAGCCGGGTCCACACCGGACGATCCATCGCGCTCCGATCGCGCGCGGCAGCAGCGCGATCCAAAGATGCAGGCGGTGTGGACGTGCCGCGCGCGATCCATGCGCACGTATTGGAGCGCGCGCTCCCTACCTCGCGCGATCCGTGTGCGGTCGGTTTTTGTGCCAGCCTCAAAGGTGCCTCAGTTGCGTGATGCGCGCGGTGTGGACGGTTGTGTTGGTTCGCGCGATCCACCTCGCCATGGACATCTCAGAAAGTCGCCGTTTGATATCGCTTTATAAAGaatttaaatgtttatgggATCCCAAAGATTCTAATTACACCAATAGAGGTGTTAGAGATGATGCTTGGTGTCAGATTTCTCGTGAAATGGGGAATAAGTCGATCGAGAACCTAAAGAAAAAAATGCGATCTCTGGCGGGAGGCTACAGAAGGGAGAAACACAGAGAGAAGCAAAGCCGTATAACTGGATCCGGTAAGAAaacaaagctactttttatctgtaggtattaaaattatatattttattataagtaattacatcataatatttactgTGGATTTCACGTGATTTCGCTTTTTACATTTAAGCTGTTAGAAATACACGTGGTTATTTTAATGAGTAACTTGTTTATTTCAGGTGCTCAAGATACATATAAATCAAAGTGGTTTGCGTATGATGACTTCGACTTTATGGCGGATAAAAATGAACCCGGAACCACACGCGATACATTGGAACATATTGTGAGCTATTAGTTTACTGATATTCATTTTGCCAAACTATTGTATGGTTTGTAACAAAGTGTCTTGCTAAGTGGGACCGTATTGTAGTGGCATTTTCTGTTGCTCTTCTTGGTACGACGGCCATCGGTTGTAGCGATTGTGATGGCGGTTCATTTCGCCAGCTTCCAGGTATTACATCTCCATTCTCCTGTACTGTATCAAACGTTCCTGGCGATATAAAGTTAGGATTACTGCGTAAGTAGTTATATAAATGAACCGTTGCCAGCACGACTTTAGTCGCAGTTTCTGGTTCCAAAAGCATAGGTTTACGCAGGACTCTGTAGACAGAACTAAGTACTCCAAACGCGTTTTCAACTACTCTACGTGCTCTTGACAGTCGGtagttgaaaattctttcacaagAACCCCTTTCCCGTGTACCATCGTATGGTTTCATAGTATAATCATTAAGCTGAAAAGCTTTATCACCTAGTATATAATAGGGTACCTCAATTTTATAGGGAACTTGCAATATCTCCGGTGGAGGAATATTTAGCtcttttttttcaagttttttatataaatttgtGCTTTTGAACACGCCTCCATCTGATATTCTGCCTTTAGTCCCAACATTCACATACAGGAACCTATAATTTGCATCTACTAATGCAAAAAGAACAATACTAGgaaataatttgtaattatcAAAGTCGTTGCCACTATTAAAAGGCGATTGTATAGCGACGTGTTTGCCGTCCATCGCTCCTATCACGTGTGGGAAATTCCACTTATTCTCGAATTGCTGAGAAACTGTACGCCATTCTTCTTTAGTTGACGGCAcctgaaaataaaggagatcttaattataatataaagctGAAAATAAGAATAAGcagtaaatagtaataataattgttgttacAGGTAGAATCTGATACGACTGATGGGGAACTTGAAGTTAATACTACAGTGAGCGAAAACGAGAACAGTAACATTACTAGTGACACACAACCGGAGAGAGCCAACCACCACACAGATCAGAGTAGAGAGCAGAATGATCAGAATGCACAATCCAGTGtccaaacaacaaacaaaagaacaaaaaaaagaaagaaaactactTCTAATAATGCAGATGACATATCAGATGAAACTCTTTCAGAGGCTTTCCAACTTCTGCAACAATGTGCTCAGCCACCACAACCGGAAACTGATTCTTACATTGCTTTCGGGCAGTATATATCTACTGAATTGCGGAAATATGATGCAGTAACATTAGTTAATGTCAAAAATGCTATATGCCAAGTTATTTTTCAAGCTGACACAGGAAGATATGGGGATAGCAATTATGGATATTACACTAATTCATACCCTGGCACACCAATAGCATCCACTTCATCACAGTCCCAGTCTCTACAACCTCAAAATTATCCAGCTCCAATTCCACAGACATCACCGTCTGCTCATCTAGCCTCCAATTCATCGCAGTCCCAGTTTCTGAAACCTCAGGATTATTCACTTCCACAGTCACCACcgaattaaataagtacctacctatatcatgttttcaaaaaataattaataattgtaaacaTGTTACTTCTTTAAATTATGATTGTAATACACTACTTTTTTATTGAGTAATAAAGTATGGTTTTACTTACCTTTACATAATCATTTAACAGGTCAATGATGGCTTCACAAACTTCAGGAATAATTATCGATATAGACTGTTTGGAAATGCGGAACAGATACTGCAAACTGACGTACGAATCTCCAGTTGCTAAAAATCTCAATGTTAGTAATAATCTTTCCTTCACAGTAATGGCATCTCTATAATTTGTATCATTCTTTCTTAGCTTGTTATTTAATAATGAACACAATATCTCAAATTGATTAGCATTCATTCTTGCAAAATTGTGTTCAACTTTATCTGACACTAACTCTGCGTACAGCTGAGTCCCAGATTCCAAgcgatttttgtaaatttgttTCACCCAAAACCGTCgttttcttttttgtgattttttgcgCAAGCATTTAAGCAAAATAAAAGTTACTGCTGCAACGGCAAGACGCCGCCGTTGTACGTGTGACTCCATATCGTACAAGAGTTAGACTGGCTGAATCACGGATCGCCTTAGGATCGCTTGGAGCGCATATTTGGGATCGCAAGTTTCCAAGAGTGGATCGGCATAACACGATCCACGATCCACGATCCGCGATCCTGGATCGCGGATCGCGGGATCGATGGATCGTCCGGTGTGGACCCACCTATTGACTAAAGAGAATTTTACCAATAGAGTCAATTTGAATCTGGTCACAGACAAAAACTAAACCCCACAAACACATATGTCGGTCAAATTAAACACACATGCCCGTGAAAAGCGGACGTCACAAGCGAAGGCGATAATttccatttaaataaataatttgccgACACAATTCGGGACCGACATGTGGGCGCGTGAAGCGGTCTAATGACCATTATAACTAGCGCGGTTTCACGCTTCCACCAAAGTTGTTACTTGTTACCGACGCTATGGAGtacaatcacaaaataagaagggGCCAAGCACCAAAGTTTGACAGCTATGATCGCAATCGGTTCCAATTGGTTGACAACCTTAAGACCTATCCGTCCtcttatattatacctacctattactagTAATTTTCGTAGTTGAGtcgtaatttttaaattatgttattcatgaaatatgcataaaaattaaaaatcatcacgcagactttaagaaaagtaggtctgtaagtaatgtttttaagtggcaacatataggtaggtatgcgtAACACTACTCTATCACACACTTATCACGCACATttcgtttctcagaaaatatgACAGGTCTGGCGCAAGTGGGACCTTGAACCATAGTTTTCACCAGTTCAACACGTTCGCGTTCCAAATTGCAAGTAAGTAAGAATGTATGACTCGGGCGAAGATGCAttataaaataacttttcatgttaaaaagttatttcaCAAGTTGATAACAACGTGAATCTTTCTTGGTGATCCAaggaaaaacaaataaataccaTCGTAATTATATCAGAGATTCGAGCCATAAAATAATGTAGCAATATTTTGCGTGACGGAATCTGTTCTAAAACAAAGTAAGGCCCGACCTTCACCGACGAGGCTCAGATAATAGGAGTACCAATTCGAAAAACCAGTTCCGAGATACgataaaaaacatacagtcaaGTGGAAACAAGGGATCCCCTTTGGCTGGTCTGTTCTGTGTCATTTATATAGTGCCTCATACAATAATACATAATACGCTgaataattacaaaattattgtaaaaaaattctTCTTAAAGTGAAAGGAACCCGGGAGACACTTTTGTCAATAATGGCATTAAAATACTCGTTCTCATCCTTTGATCGTAAAGTTCTTCTTATTTCAAAAGGCTAAGGCGTGAGTGACGTAATTCTATCGAAACATTTGCAATCACAGATTACAATGTAGGCAcggaaggtacctacttattttttatgcCATTGTTTTATGATCACGGTAGGTACTTAGGGCCTActagatattttatattttgagcgGATCAAAGTTCACGATGAACTTTGCTGAAGTTTTCGGATGCGCCGGCATTTTACTCCAACCAGCAACGACACTTTTGACTTTATCAATGAGGATCTTTACAGGTCGAGTTCCTTAAAAGTCTCGTAGATGGCACTGTTCATGCCCTTCCAAGAAAGTGGGAAAAGGATGCTaccttttatcccaaaaaatagttaaagagttcccatgggatttttgaaatcctaaatccaagtgaacgaagtcgcgggtatcatctagtaacttACTATAGGTTAGTAAGACCTaaggagctttaaaaataaaagtgacgATATAAGTTCAAGGTTATATTGCAAAATCACTCTTACAGCATTGCGTGCAGCTCGACATCGCCTGGGGCCTCGCGTCTCCCAAGTTCCGAGAAAACATCGTTAAACTCACGTATTTTTGGTAGCAACATAATTCCAGTAATTTTCactgaaattataataattagctCCATTTATGCGATagtaacaaacaaataaaatgctCGGAACATATTCCCGCGGGGCTCTGCCGTCAGTCACTTTAGTTCTATAGTTCGTCGCTTTAAAGCCGTTTACCTACTGCTTTTATTACCAGAATAAGTCTAGCTACATGCCATGTCTACTTGGTAAGTATTTGAAAAGAAATAATACCCTATTCGAGTAACACATGTCAATATAATGAAACTGAGACAAGAGAAATTAAGTTGACAATTCATACAATAGCTCTATTGATATGGAAGAAAGACTACAATCCTTGTCCTTCGAAAAAACTGTACTTCAGCTACCCAATTATACACGTCTTAGGACTATAACTTCATCAGCgatgaaaataataatgaacaTAATATACGTACCTATTTATTCAAAGCTACGCGGAAGTGCACAACTAAGTACATTTTTTACCTTTCCTAAGGCGATTAATAATTTCCATacaattagtaggtacaatCTAAAACTGCATTAATTTCAAATTGATGGAGTATCTTTCCAATGCTTACAGAACACAGATATCTAATATGTAGATTTATCTGACGGGTGATATTCTGAAAATGATAGCCGTAGCAGACACCGTAGAAAATAACGTAATAAAGTCTGTTAGATAAAGGAAGGTTCCTCGCAACAATAgcaataattaggtaagtaataaaataaaacatagtaATTTGCCGTCACGAACGGAGTGGAACAGTACAATCACGCGCGAGTTAGAGAGATAGCGAGCGATTACAAGGCGCTGAATGTTCAATCGTCACGTAGTTACGGTTCGGCACAAGAACAAAGCGGCGATATTAAACAATGAATGGCCACAAAAAGTCCCATAATTCAATTTGCATCCCGCTAGATTAATGTAATCGTCGGCAAGAACTGTGAGTACTGCAGAGAGCGGCGCCCGCGGCCGGCTCTCCATGAGAACCGCTTTCGCCATTTTTCACACTTCTTGGAATCGATTAGATTGCACCATCTCGTGACTTGACATTGATCGTTATATAGCTATGTAGGTAGGTGGGTACTGGGTAGGTATGATCAGCTTCTCAATACTTTCATTTCTGCGGCGGGCGATATATCCAAAACAGCTAAGGATGCGTTGCGTGGAAAACCCGTTTAGAGTGTTCTAATCTGTTGTTGTGAAAGAATTGATGCATTTGTGCGTTTGGCAGTCGCAATATTCGCCTTCCAGCACTACATTTCAACGCATAAGTTCTCTGTTTTTCTAACGCGAATATCCAAGTTTCGACACCACACCTATAATATAGCAAGACGGGAAATATTAGGTACTGATTGCACCAGGCGTGTTTTGGTTTTATTCATGATGCTTATTGTATGTAACTGTTCGCGCCGCTAGGATGTGTGCGTACCTATATATATATGTCGAGTGACGTGCCGCGCATAAAGTGTTAAAATGAGAACCCCGACATTCGAAATGCGGTCAGATAGACAGCTACGCGCGGCCTGTGCGTCCACCATGTTACTTATTCTCAATTCTGtacagtagtaataaaatgctTTTTAAACAACATTAGTTGTTATTCGAGCTTGTTCGACACCTATCCTGAACAAGAAATGGCGACCGTGACAGGACACATTTCGTGTTCAGGATAGGTGTCGAACAAGCT includes the following:
- the LOC123881024 gene encoding uncharacterized protein LOC123881024 gives rise to the protein MRAVWTVVLVRAIHLAMDISESRRLISLYKEFKCLWDPKDSNYTNRGVRDDAWCQISREMGNKSIENLKKKMRSLAGGYRREKHREKQSRITGSGAQDTYKSKWFAYDDFDFMADKNEPGTTRDTLEHIVESDTTDGELEVNTTVSENENSNITSDTQPERANHHTDQSREQNDQNAQSSVQTTNKRTKKRKKTTSNNADDISDETLSEAFQLLQQCAQPPQPETDSYIAFGQYISTELRKYDAVTLVNVKNAICQVIFQADTGRYGDSNYGYYTNSYPGTPIASTSSQSQSLQPQNYPAPIPQTSPSAHLASNSSQSQFLKPQDYSLPQSPPN
- the LOC123881019 gene encoding protein ALP1-like, producing MESHVQRRRLAVAAVTFILLKCLRKKSQKRKRRFWVKQIYKNRLESGTQLYAELVSDKVEHNFARMNANQFEILCSLLNNKLRKNDTNYRDAITVKERLLLTLRFLATGDSYVSLQYLFRISKQSISIIIPEVCEAIIDLLNDYVKVPSTKEEWRTVSQQFENKWNFPHVIGAMDGKHVAIQSPFNSGNDFDNYKLFPSIVLFALVDANYRFLYVNVGTKGRISDGGVFKSTNLYKKLEKKELNIPPPEILQVPYKIEVPYYILGDKAFQLNDYTMKPYDGTRERGSCERIFNYRLSRARRVVENAFGVLSSVYRVLRKPMLLEPETATKVVLATVHLYNYLRSNPNFISPGTFDTVQENGDVIPGSWRNEPPSQSLQPMAVVPRRATENATTIRSHLARHFVTNHTIVWQNEYQ